The following coding sequences are from one Brienomyrus brachyistius isolate T26 chromosome 2, BBRACH_0.4, whole genome shotgun sequence window:
- the LOC125715794 gene encoding latent-transforming growth factor beta-binding protein 4-like isoform X31 — MLMQRVNCPAGAFLGLEGTLPSSRQVPSWAWGVHCPAAGRCLPGPGGYTVQQPAGAFLGLEGTLPSSRQVPSWAWRVHCPAARRCLPGPGGYTVQQPAGAFLGLEGTLPSSRQVPSWAWRVHCPAAGRCLPRPGGYTAQHPAGAFLGLEGTLSSSRQVPSWAWRVHCPAAGRCLPGPGGYTAQQPAGAFLGLEGTLPSSRQVPSWARRVHCPAAGRCLPGPGGYTAQQPAGAFLGLEGTLPSSRQVPSWAWRVHCPAAGRCLPGSGGYTVQQPAGAFLGQEGTLSSSRQVPSSARRVHCPAAGRCLPGPGEGGWYVYMYVCMCVCVCTAVGERNMRCWDEKVPLASLKKHYYVDLNTAPYGVLCLFICFNCTSLCLLPLTPPNDS, encoded by the exons ATGTTAATGCAGAGGGTAAACTGTCCAGCAGGTGCCTTCCTGGGCCTGGAGGGTACACTGCCCAGCAGCCGGCAGGTGCCTTCCTGGGCCTGGGGGGTACACTGCCCAGCAGCCGGCAGGTGCCTTCCTGGGCCTGGGGGGTACACTGTCCAGCAGCCGGCAGGTGCCTTCCTGGGCCTGGAGGGTACACTGCCCAGCAGCCGGCAGGTGCCTTCCTGGGCCTGGAGGGTACACTGTCCAGCAGCCCGCAGGTGCCTTCCTGGGCCTGGGGGGTACACTGTCCAGCAGCCGGCAGGTGCCTTCCTGGGCCTGGAGGGTACACTGCCCAGCAGCCGGCAGGTGCCTTCCTGGGCCTGGAGGGTACACTGTCCAGCAGCCGGCAG GTGCCTTCCTCGGCCTGGAGGGTACACTGCCCAGCACCCGGCAGGTGCCTTCCTGGGCCTGGAGGGTACACTGTCCAGCAGCCGGCAGGTGCCTTCCTGGGCCTGGAGGGTACACTGTCCAGCAGCCGGCAGGTGCCTTCCTGGGCCTGGAGGGTACACTGCCCAGCAGCCGGCAGGTGCCTTCCTGGGCCTGGAGGGTACACTGCCCAGCAGCCGGCAGGTGCCTTCCTGGGCCAGGAGGGTACACTGTCCAGCAGCCGGCAGGTGCCTTCCTGGGCCTGGAGGGTACACTGCCCAGCAGCCGGCAGGTGCCTTCCTGGGCCTGGAGGGTACACTGCCCAGCAGCCGGCAGGTGCCTTCCTGGGCCTGGAGGGTACACTGCCCAGCAGCCGGCAGGTGCCTTCCTGGGTCAGGAGGGTACACTGTCCAGCAGCCGGCAGGTGCCTTCCTCGGCCAGGAGGGTACACTGTCCAGCAGCCGGCAGGTGCCTTCCTCGGCCAGGAGGGTACACTGTCCAGCAGCCGGCAGGTGCCTTCCTgggcctggggaggggggctggtatgtgtatatgtatgtgtgtatgtgtgtgtgtgtgtgtacagctgTGGGAGAGAGAAACATGAGATGCTGGGATGAGAAAGTGCCGCTGGCATCACTTAAAAAGCATTATTACGTGGATTTAAATACAGCACCTTATGGAGTCCTTTGCCTTTTCATCTGCTTCAACTGtacttctctctgtctccttcctcTTACCCCTCCAAATGACTCATAA
- the LOC125715794 gene encoding latent-transforming growth factor beta-binding protein 4-like isoform X22, translating to MLMQRVNCPAGAFLGLEGTLPSSRQVPSWAWGVHCPAAGRCLPGPGGYTVQQPAGAFLGLEGTLPSSRQVPSWAWRVHCPAARRCLPGPGGYTVQQPAGAFLGLEGTLPSSRQVPSWAWRVHCPAAGRCLPGPGGYTAQQPAGAFLGLEGTLSSSPQVPSSAWRVHCPAARRCLPRPGGYTAQHPAGAFLGLEGTLPSSPQVPSSAWRVHCPAPGRCLPGPGGYTVQQPAGAFLGLEGTLSSSRQVPSWAWRVHCPAAGRCLPGPGGYTAQQPAGAFLGQEGTLSSSRQVPSSARRVHCPAAGRCLPGPGEGGWYVYMYVCMCVCVCTAVGERNMRCWDEKVPLASLKKHYYVDLNTAPYGVLCLFICFNCTSLCLLPLTPPNDS from the exons ATGTTAATGCAGAGGGTAAACTGTCCAGCAGGTGCCTTCCTGGGCCTGGAGGGTACACTGCCCAGCAGCCGGCAGGTGCCTTCCTGGGCCTGGGGGGTACACTGCCCAGCAGCCGGCAGGTGCCTTCCTGGGCCTGGGGGGTACACTGTCCAGCAGCCGGCAGGTGCCTTCCTGGGCCTGGAGGGTACACTGCCCAGCAGCCGGCAGGTGCCTTCCTGGGCCTGGAGGGTACACTGTCCAGCAGCCCGCAGGTGCCTTCCTGGGCCTGGGGGGTACACTGTCCAGCAGCCGGCAGGTGCCTTCCTGGGCCTGGAGGGTACACTGCCCAGCAGCCGGCAGGTGCCTTCCTGGGCCTGGAGGGTACACTGTCCAGCAGCCGGCAGGTGCCTTCCTGGGCCTGGAGGGTACACTGCCCAGCAGCCGGCAGGTGCCTTCCTGGGCCTGGAGGGTACACTGTCCAGCAGCCCGCAGGTGCCTTCCTCGGCCTGGAGGGTACACTGTCCAGCAGCCCGCAGGTGCCTTCCTCGGCCTGGAGGGTACACTGCCCAGCACCCGGCAGGTGCCTTCCTGGGCCTGGAGGGTACACTGCCCAGCAGCCCGCAGGTGCCTTCCTCGGCCTGGAGGGTACACTGCCCAGCACCCGGCAGGTGCCTTCCTGGGCCTGGAGGGTACACTGTCCAGCAGCCGGCAGGTGCCTTCCTGGGCCTGGAGGGTACACTGTCCAGCAGCCGGCAGGTGCCTTCCTGGGCCTGGAGGGTACACTGCCCAGCAGCCGGCAGGTGCCTTCCTGGGCCTGGAGGGTACACTGCCCAGCAGCCGGCAG GTGCCTTCCTCGGCCAGGAGGGTACACTGTCCAGCAGCCGGCAGGTGCCTTCCTCGGCCAGGAGGGTACACTGTCCAGCAGCCGGCAGGTGCCTTCCTgggcctggggaggggggctggtatgtgtatatgtatgtgtgtatgtgtgtgtgtgtgtgtacagctgTGGGAGAGAGAAACATGAGATGCTGGGATGAGAAAGTGCCGCTGGCATCACTTAAAAAGCATTATTACGTGGATTTAAATACAGCACCTTATGGAGTCCTTTGCCTTTTCATCTGCTTCAACTGtacttctctctgtctccttcctcTTACCCCTCCAAATGACTCATAA
- the LOC125715794 gene encoding uncharacterized protein LOC125715794 isoform X7 has protein sequence MLMQRVNCPAGAFLGLEGTLPSSRQVPSWAWGVHCPAAGRCLPGPGGYTVQQPAGAFLGLEGTLPSSRQVPSWAWRVHCPAARRCLPGPGGYTVQQPAGAFLGLEGTLPSSRQVPSWAWRVHCPAAGRCLPGPGGYTAQQPAGAFLGLEGTLSSSPQVPSSAWRVHCPAARRCLPRPGGYTAQHPAGAFLGLEGTLPSSPQVPSSAWRVHCPAPGRCLPGPGGYTVQQPAGAFLGLEGTLSSSRQVPSWAWRVHCPAAGRCLPGPGGYTAQQPAGAFLGLEGTLPSSRQVPSWAWRVHCPAAGRCLPGSGGYTVQQPAGAFLGQEGTLSSSRQVPSSARRVHCPAAGRCLPGPGEGGWYVYMYVCMCVCVCTAVGERNMRCWDEKVPLASLKKHYYVDLNTAPYGVLCLFICFNCTSLCLLPLTPPNDS, from the exons ATGTTAATGCAGAGGGTAAACTGTCCAGCAGGTGCCTTCCTGGGCCTGGAGGGTACACTGCCCAGCAGCCGGCAGGTGCCTTCCTGGGCCTGGGGGGTACACTGCCCAGCAGCCGGCAGGTGCCTTCCTGGGCCTGGGGGGTACACTGTCCAGCAGCCGGCAGGTGCCTTCCTGGGCCTGGAGGGTACACTGCCCAGCAGCCGGCAGGTGCCTTCCTGGGCCTGGAGGGTACACTGTCCAGCAGCCCGCAGGTGCCTTCCTGGGCCTGGGGGGTACACTGTCCAGCAGCCGGCAGGTGCCTTCCTGGGCCTGGAGGGTACACTGCCCAGCAGCCGGCAGGTGCCTTCCTGGGCCTGGAGGGTACACTGTCCAGCAGCCGGCAGGTGCCTTCCTGGGCCTGGAGGGTACACTGCCCAGCAGCCGGCAGGTGCCTTCCTGGGCCTGGAGGGTACACTGTCCAGCAGCCCGCAGGTGCCTTCCTCGGCCTGGAGGGTACACTGTCCAGCAGCCCGCAGGTGCCTTCCTCGGCCTGGAGGGTACACTGCCCAGCACCCGGCAGGTGCCTTCCTGGGCCTGGAGGGTACACTGCCCAGCAGCCCGCAGGTGCCTTCCTCGGCCTGGAGGGTACACTGCCCAGCACCCGGCAGGTGCCTTCCTGGGCCTGGAGGGTACACTGTCCAGCAGCCGGCAGGTGCCTTCCTGGGCCTGGAGGGTACACTGTCCAGCAGCCGGCAGGTGCCTTCCTGGGCCTGGAGGGTACACTGCCCAGCAGCCGGCAGGTGCCTTCCTGGGCCTGGAGGGTACACTGCCCAGCAGCCGGCAG GTGCCTTCCTGGGCCTGGAGGGTACACTGCCCAGCAGCCGGCAGGTGCCTTCCTGGGCCTGGAGGGTACACTGCCCAGCAGCCGGCAGGTGCCTTCCTGGGTCAGGAGGGTACACTGTCCAGCAGCCGGCAGGTGCCTTCCTCGGCCAGGAGGGTACACTGTCCAGCAGCCGGCAGGTGCCTTCCTCGGCCAGGAGGGTACACTGTCCAGCAGCCGGCAGGTGCCTTCCTgggcctggggaggggggctggtatgtgtatatgtatgtgtgtatgtgtgtgtgtgtgtgtacagctgTGGGAGAGAGAAACATGAGATGCTGGGATGAGAAAGTGCCGCTGGCATCACTTAAAAAGCATTATTACGTGGATTTAAATACAGCACCTTATGGAGTCCTTTGCCTTTTCATCTGCTTCAACTGtacttctctctgtctccttcctcTTACCCCTCCAAATGACTCATAA
- the LOC125715794 gene encoding latent-transforming growth factor beta-binding protein 4-like isoform X5, giving the protein MLMQRVNCPAGAFLGLEGTLPSSRQVPSWAWGVHCPAAGRCLPGPGGYTVQQPAGAFLGLEGTLPSSRQVPSWAWRVHCPAARRCLPGPGGYTVQQPAGAFLGLEGTLPSSRQVPSWAWRVHCPAAGRCLPGPGGYTAQQPAGAFLGLEGTLSSSPQVPSSAWRVHCPAARRCLPRPGGYTAQHPAGAFLGLEGTLPSSPQVPSSAWRVHCPAPGRCLPGPGGYTVQQPAGAFLGLEGTLPSSRQVPSWARRVHCPAAGRCLPGPGGYTAQQPAGAFLGLEGTLPSSRQVPSWAWRVHCPAAGRCLPGSGGYTVQQPAGAFLGQEGTLSSSRQVPSSARRVHCPAAGRCLPGPGEGGWYVYMYVCMCVCVCTAVGERNMRCWDEKVPLASLKKHYYVDLNTAPYGVLCLFICFNCTSLCLLPLTPPNDS; this is encoded by the exons ATGTTAATGCAGAGGGTAAACTGTCCAGCAGGTGCCTTCCTGGGCCTGGAGGGTACACTGCCCAGCAGCCGGCAGGTGCCTTCCTGGGCCTGGGGGGTACACTGCCCAGCAGCCGGCAGGTGCCTTCCTGGGCCTGGGGGGTACACTGTCCAGCAGCCGGCAGGTGCCTTCCTGGGCCTGGAGGGTACACTGCCCAGCAGCCGGCAGGTGCCTTCCTGGGCCTGGAGGGTACACTGTCCAGCAGCCCGCAGGTGCCTTCCTGGGCCTGGGGGGTACACTGTCCAGCAGCCGGCAGGTGCCTTCCTGGGCCTGGAGGGTACACTGCCCAGCAGCCGGCAGGTGCCTTCCTGGGCCTGGAGGGTACACTGTCCAGCAGCCGGCAGGTGCCTTCCTGGGCCTGGAGGGTACACTGCCCAGCAGCCGGCAGGTGCCTTCCTGGGCCTGGAGGGTACACTGTCCAGCAGCCCGCAGGTGCCTTCCTCGGCCTGGAGGGTACACTGTCCAGCAGCCCGCAGGTGCCTTCCTCGGCCTGGAGGGTACACTGCCCAGCACCCGGCAGGTGCCTTCCTGGGCCTGGAGGGTACACTGCCCAGCAGCCCGCAGGTGCCTTCCTCGGCCTGGAGGGTACACTGCCCAGCACCCGGCAGGTGCCTTCCTGGGCCTGGAGGGTACACTGTCCAGCAGCCGGCAG GTGCCTTCCTGGGCCTGGAGGGTACACTGCCCAGCAGCCGGCAGGTGCCTTCCTGGGCCAGGAGGGTACACTGTCCAGCAGCCGGCAGGTGCCTTCCTGGGCCTGGAGGGTACACTGCCCAGCAGCCGGCAGGTGCCTTCCTGGGCCTGGAGGGTACACTGCCCAGCAGCCGGCAGGTGCCTTCCTGGGCCTGGAGGGTACACTGCCCAGCAGCCGGCAGGTGCCTTCCTGGGTCAGGAGGGTACACTGTCCAGCAGCCGGCAGGTGCCTTCCTCGGCCAGGAGGGTACACTGTCCAGCAGCCGGCAGGTGCCTTCCTCGGCCAGGAGGGTACACTGTCCAGCAGCCGGCAGGTGCCTTCCTgggcctggggaggggggctggtatgtgtatatgtatgtgtgtatgtgtgtgtgtgtgtgtacagctgTGGGAGAGAGAAACATGAGATGCTGGGATGAGAAAGTGCCGCTGGCATCACTTAAAAAGCATTATTACGTGGATTTAAATACAGCACCTTATGGAGTCCTTTGCCTTTTCATCTGCTTCAACTGtacttctctctgtctccttcctcTTACCCCTCCAAATGACTCATAA
- the LOC125715794 gene encoding latent-transforming growth factor beta-binding protein 4-like isoform X47 — MLMQRVNCPAGAFLGLEGTLPSSRQVPSWAWGVHCPAAGRCLPGPGGYTVQQPAGAFLGLEGTLPSSRQVPSWAWRVHCPAARRCLPGPGGYTVQQPAGAFLGLEGTLPSSRQVPSWAWRVHCPAAGRCLPGPGGYTAQQPAGAFLGLEGTLSSSPQVPSSAWRVHCPAARRCLPRPGGYTAQHPAGAFLGLEGTLPSSPQVPSSAWRVHCPAPGRCLPGPGGYTAQQPAGAFLGQEGTLSSSRQVPSSARRVHCPAAGRCLPGPGEGGWYVYMYVCMCVCVCTAVGERNMRCWDEKVPLASLKKHYYVDLNTAPYGVLCLFICFNCTSLCLLPLTPPNDS, encoded by the exons ATGTTAATGCAGAGGGTAAACTGTCCAGCAGGTGCCTTCCTGGGCCTGGAGGGTACACTGCCCAGCAGCCGGCAGGTGCCTTCCTGGGCCTGGGGGGTACACTGCCCAGCAGCCGGCAGGTGCCTTCCTGGGCCTGGGGGGTACACTGTCCAGCAGCCGGCAGGTGCCTTCCTGGGCCTGGAGGGTACACTGCCCAGCAGCCGGCAGGTGCCTTCCTGGGCCTGGAGGGTACACTGTCCAGCAGCCCGCAGGTGCCTTCCTGGGCCTGGGGGGTACACTGTCCAGCAGCCGGCAGGTGCCTTCCTGGGCCTGGAGGGTACACTGCCCAGCAGCCGGCAGGTGCCTTCCTGGGCCTGGAGGGTACACTGTCCAGCAGCCGGCAGGTGCCTTCCTGGGCCTGGAGGGTACACTGCCCAGCAGCCGGCAGGTGCCTTCCTGGGCCTGGAGGGTACACTGTCCAGCAGCCCGCAGGTGCCTTCCTCGGCCTGGAGGGTACACTGTCCAGCAGCCCGCAGGTGCCTTCCTCGGCCTGGAGGGTACACTGCCCAGCACCCGGCAGGTGCCTTCCTGGGCCTGGAGGGTACACTGCCCAGCAGCCCGCAGGTGCCTTCCTCGGCCTGGAGGGTACACTGCCCAGCACCCGGCAG GTGCCTTCCTGGGCCTGGAGGGTACACTGCCCAGCAGCCGGCAG GTGCCTTCCTCGGCCAGGAGGGTACACTGTCCAGCAGCCGGCAGGTGCCTTCCTCGGCCAGGAGGGTACACTGTCCAGCAGCCGGCAGGTGCCTTCCTgggcctggggaggggggctggtatgtgtatatgtatgtgtgtatgtgtgtgtgtgtgtgtacagctgTGGGAGAGAGAAACATGAGATGCTGGGATGAGAAAGTGCCGCTGGCATCACTTAAAAAGCATTATTACGTGGATTTAAATACAGCACCTTATGGAGTCCTTTGCCTTTTCATCTGCTTCAACTGtacttctctctgtctccttcctcTTACCCCTCCAAATGACTCATAA
- the LOC125715794 gene encoding latent-transforming growth factor beta-binding protein 4-like isoform X30 yields the protein MLMQRVNCPAGAFLGLEGTLPSSRQVPSWAWGVHCPAAGRCLPGPGGYTVQQPAGAFLGLEGTLPSSRQVPSWAWRVHCPAARRCLPGPGGYTVQQPAGAFLGLEGTLPSSRQVPSWAWRVHCPAAGRCLPRPGGYTVQQPAGAFLGLEGTLPSTRQVPSWAWRVHCPAAGRCLPGPGGYTAQQPAGAFLGLEGTLPSSRQVPSWARRVHCPAAGRCLPGPGGYTAQQPAGAFLGLEGTLPSSRQVPSWAWRVHCPAAGRCLPGSGGYTVQQPAGAFLGQEGTLSSSRQVPSSARRVHCPAAGRCLPGPGEGGWYVYMYVCMCVCVCTAVGERNMRCWDEKVPLASLKKHYYVDLNTAPYGVLCLFICFNCTSLCLLPLTPPNDS from the exons ATGTTAATGCAGAGGGTAAACTGTCCAGCAGGTGCCTTCCTGGGCCTGGAGGGTACACTGCCCAGCAGCCGGCAGGTGCCTTCCTGGGCCTGGGGGGTACACTGCCCAGCAGCCGGCAGGTGCCTTCCTGGGCCTGGGGGGTACACTGTCCAGCAGCCGGCAGGTGCCTTCCTGGGCCTGGAGGGTACACTGCCCAGCAGCCGGCAGGTGCCTTCCTGGGCCTGGAGGGTACACTGTCCAGCAGCCCGCAGGTGCCTTCCTGGGCCTGGGGGGTACACTGTCCAGCAGCCGGCAGGTGCCTTCCTGGGCCTGGAGGGTACACTGCCCAGCAGCCGGCAGGTGCCTTCCTGGGCCTGGAGGGTACACTGTCCAGCAGCCGGCAG GTGCCTTCCTCGGCCTGGAGGGTACACTGTCCAGCAGCCCGCAGGTGCCTTCCTCGGCCTGGAGGGTACACTGCCCAGCACCCGGCAG GTGCCTTCCTGGGCCTGGAGGGTACACTGTCCAGCAGCCGGCAGGTGCCTTCCTGGGCCTGGAGGGTACACTGCCCAGCAGCCGGCAGGTGCCTTCCTGGGCCTGGAGGGTACACTGCCCAGCAGCCGGCAGGTGCCTTCCTGGGCCAGGAGGGTACACTGTCCAGCAGCCGGCAGGTGCCTTCCTGGGCCTGGAGGGTACACTGCCCAGCAGCCGGCAGGTGCCTTCCTGGGCCTGGAGGGTACACTGCCCAGCAGCCGGCAGGTGCCTTCCTGGGCCTGGAGGGTACACTGCCCAGCAGCCGGCAGGTGCCTTCCTGGGTCAGGAGGGTACACTGTCCAGCAGCCGGCAGGTGCCTTCCTCGGCCAGGAGGGTACACTGTCCAGCAGCCGGCAGGTGCCTTCCTCGGCCAGGAGGGTACACTGTCCAGCAGCCGGCAGGTGCCTTCCTgggcctggggaggggggctggtatgtgtatatgtatgtgtgtatgtgtgtgtgtgtgtgtacagctgTGGGAGAGAGAAACATGAGATGCTGGGATGAGAAAGTGCCGCTGGCATCACTTAAAAAGCATTATTACGTGGATTTAAATACAGCACCTTATGGAGTCCTTTGCCTTTTCATCTGCTTCAACTGtacttctctctgtctccttcctcTTACCCCTCCAAATGACTCATAA
- the LOC125715794 gene encoding latent-transforming growth factor beta-binding protein 4-like isoform X36 has product MLMQRVNCPAGAFLGLEGTLPSSRQVPSWAWRVHCPAAGRCLPGPGGYTVQQPAGAFLGLGGTLSSSRQVPSWAWRVHCPAAGRCLPGPGGYTVQQPAGAFLGLEGTLPSTRQVPSWAWRVHCPAARRCLPRPGGYTAQHPAGAFLGLEGTLSSSRQVPSWAWRVHCPAAGRCLPGPGGYTAQQPAGAFLGLEGTLPSSRQVPSWARRVHCPAAGRCLPGPGGYTAQQPAGAFLGLEGTLPSSRQVPSWAWRVHCPAAGRCLPGSGGYTVQQPAGAFLGQEGTLSSSRQVPSSARRVHCPAAGRCLPGPGEGGWYVYMYVCMCVCVCTAVGERNMRCWDEKVPLASLKKHYYVDLNTAPYGVLCLFICFNCTSLCLLPLTPPNDS; this is encoded by the exons ATGTTAATGCAGAGGGTAAACTGTCCAGCAGGTGCCTTCCTGGGCCTGGAGGGTACACTGCCCAGCAGCCGGCAG GTGCCTTCCTGGGCCTGGAGGGTACACTGCCCAGCAGCCGGCAGGTGCCTTCCTGGGCCTGGAGGGTACACTGTCCAGCAGCCCGCAGGTGCCTTCCTGGGCCTGGGGGGTACACTGTCCAGCAGCCGGCAGGTGCCTTCCTGGGCCTGGAGGGTACACTGCCCAGCAGCCGGCAGGTGCCTTCCTGGGCCTGGAGGGTACACTGTCCAGCAGCCGGCAG GTGCCTTCCTCGGCCTGGAGGGTACACTGCCCAGCACCCGGCAGGTGCCTTCCTGGGCCTGGAGGGTACACTGCCCAGCAGCCCGCAGGTGCCTTCCTCGGCCTGGAGGGTACACTGCCCAGCACCCGGCAGGTGCCTTCCTGGGCCTGGAGGGTACACTGTCCAGCAGCCGGCAGGTGCCTTCCTGGGCCTGGAGGGTACACTGTCCAGCAGCCGGCAGGTGCCTTCCTGGGCCTGGAGGGTACACTGCCCAGCAGCCGGCAGGTGCCTTCCTGGGCCTGGAGGGTACACTGCCCAGCAGCCGGCAGGTGCCTTCCTGGGCCAGGAGGGTACACTGTCCAGCAGCCGGCAGGTGCCTTCCTGGGCCTGGAGGGTACACTGCCCAGCAGCCGGCAGGTGCCTTCCTGGGCCTGGAGGGTACACTGCCCAGCAGCCGGCAGGTGCCTTCCTGGGCCTGGAGGGTACACTGCCCAGCAGCCGGCAGGTGCCTTCCTGGGTCAGGAGGGTACACTGTCCAGCAGCCGGCAGGTGCCTTCCTCGGCCAGGAGGGTACACTGTCCAGCAGCCGGCAGGTGCCTTCCTCGGCCAGGAGGGTACACTGTCCAGCAGCCGGCAGGTGCCTTCCTgggcctggggaggggggctggtatgtgtatatgtatgtgtgtatgtgtgtgtgtgtgtgtacagctgTGGGAGAGAGAAACATGAGATGCTGGGATGAGAAAGTGCCGCTGGCATCACTTAAAAAGCATTATTACGTGGATTTAAATACAGCACCTTATGGAGTCCTTTGCCTTTTCATCTGCTTCAACTGtacttctctctgtctccttcctcTTACCCCTCCAAATGACTCATAA
- the LOC125715794 gene encoding latent-transforming growth factor beta-binding protein 4-like isoform X20: MLMQRVNCPAGAFLGLEGTLPSSRQVPSWAWGVHCPAAGRCLPGPGGYTVQQPAGAFLGLEGTLPSSRQVPSWAWRVHCPAARRCLPGPGGYTVQQPAGAFLGLEGTLPSSRQVPSWAWRVHCPAAGRCLPGPGGYTAQQPAGAFLGLEGTLSSSPQVPSSAWRVHCPAARRCLPRPGGYTAQHPAGAFLGLEGTLPSSPQVPSSAWRVHCPAPGRCLPGPGGYTVQQPAGAFLGLEGTLPSSRQVPSWAWRVHCPAAGRCLPGSGGYTVQQPAGAFLGQEGTLSSSRQVPSSARRVHCPAAGRCLPGPGEGGWYVYMYVCMCVCVCTAVGERNMRCWDEKVPLASLKKHYYVDLNTAPYGVLCLFICFNCTSLCLLPLTPPNDS; encoded by the exons ATGTTAATGCAGAGGGTAAACTGTCCAGCAGGTGCCTTCCTGGGCCTGGAGGGTACACTGCCCAGCAGCCGGCAGGTGCCTTCCTGGGCCTGGGGGGTACACTGCCCAGCAGCCGGCAGGTGCCTTCCTGGGCCTGGGGGGTACACTGTCCAGCAGCCGGCAGGTGCCTTCCTGGGCCTGGAGGGTACACTGCCCAGCAGCCGGCAGGTGCCTTCCTGGGCCTGGAGGGTACACTGTCCAGCAGCCCGCAGGTGCCTTCCTGGGCCTGGGGGGTACACTGTCCAGCAGCCGGCAGGTGCCTTCCTGGGCCTGGAGGGTACACTGCCCAGCAGCCGGCAGGTGCCTTCCTGGGCCTGGAGGGTACACTGTCCAGCAGCCGGCAGGTGCCTTCCTGGGCCTGGAGGGTACACTGCCCAGCAGCCGGCAGGTGCCTTCCTGGGCCTGGAGGGTACACTGTCCAGCAGCCCGCAGGTGCCTTCCTCGGCCTGGAGGGTACACTGTCCAGCAGCCCGCAGGTGCCTTCCTCGGCCTGGAGGGTACACTGCCCAGCACCCGGCAGGTGCCTTCCTGGGCCTGGAGGGTACACTGCCCAGCAGCCCGCAGGTGCCTTCCTCGGCCTGGAGGGTACACTGCCCAGCACCCGGCAGGTGCCTTCCTGGGCCTGGAGGGTACACTGTCCAGCAGCCGGCAG GTGCCTTCCTGGGCCTGGAGGGTACACTGCCCAGCAGCCGGCAGGTGCCTTCCTGGGCCTGGAGGGTACACTGCCCAGCAGCCGGCAGGTGCCTTCCTGGGTCAGGAGGGTACACTGTCCAGCAGCCGGCAGGTGCCTTCCTCGGCCAGGAGGGTACACTGTCCAGCAGCCGGCAGGTGCCTTCCTCGGCCAGGAGGGTACACTGTCCAGCAGCCGGCAGGTGCCTTCCTgggcctggggaggggggctggtatgtgtatatgtatgtgtgtatgtgtgtgtgtgtgtgtacagctgTGGGAGAGAGAAACATGAGATGCTGGGATGAGAAAGTGCCGCTGGCATCACTTAAAAAGCATTATTACGTGGATTTAAATACAGCACCTTATGGAGTCCTTTGCCTTTTCATCTGCTTCAACTGtacttctctctgtctccttcctcTTACCCCTCCAAATGACTCATAA